One region of Ficedula albicollis isolate OC2 unplaced genomic scaffold, FicAlb1.5 N00239, whole genome shotgun sequence genomic DNA includes:
- the PHAX gene encoding phosphorylated adapter RNA export protein yields the protein MGTVATQGASPGRPPESPGRCRPREPAARPQKLHAGSDSCRPFQSSPSSCAPSVPYRTTKSLDSSEESASDSDDDSCLWKRKRQKCFNVFPAKPEPFQLSQSHQKQTALRGKKVNNIWGAVLQEQNQDAVATELGILGMDGSIDRSRQSETYNYLLAKKLMKEAQQKEAETLDKELDEYMHDDKKTLAAEEENGQSFLKRKRPVRERLGERQEMKYKGRYEITEEDSEEKVADEIAYRLCEPKKDLIARVVKIIGKRKAIELLMETAEVEQNGGLFIVNGTRRRTPGGVYLNLLKNTPSIKEEQIKEIFYLENQKEYENKKAAKKRRIQVLGKKMKKAIKGLNLQEYDDASRETFASDTNEALASLDDLQEGHHEAKMEPEDTIEIDNAHDLEIF from the exons ATGGGCACAGTGGCGACCCAGGGGGCGAGCCCTGGGCGACCGCCGGAGAGCCCCGGGCGCTGCCGGCCGCGGGAACCCGCGGCTCGCCCGCAG AAGCTGCATGCTGGCAGTGATTCCTGCAGGCccttccagagcagcccctcATCCTGTGCTCCTAGCGTTCCTTACAGGACCACCAAGAGCTTGGACTCCAGCGAGGAGAGCGCCTCCGACTCTGATGACGACAGCTGCCTGTGGAAGAGAAAGAGGCAGAAGTGCTTCAACGTCTTCCCAGCCAAACCCGAgcccttccagctcagccagagccACCAAAAACAGACTGCTCTGCGTGGCAAGAAGGTCAACAACATCTGGGGCGCggtgctccaggagcagaaCCAGGATGCAGTGGCTACTGAGCTTGGGATTCTGGGCATGGACGGTTCAATTGACAGGAGCAGGCAGTCTGAGACTTACAACTACCTGCTGGCTAAAAAGCTGATGAAGGAAGCCCAGCAGAAGGAGGCAGAGACTTTGGATAAGGAGCTGGATGAATACATGCATGATGACAAGAAGACATTGGCGGCAGAGGAGGAGAATGGGCAGAGCTTCCTCAAACGGAAGCGGCCCGTGAGAGAGAGACTGGGGGAAAGGCAAGAGATGAAATACAAGGGAAGGTATGAGATAACGGAGGAAGATTCAGAGGAAAAAGTGGCAGATGAAATTGCTTATCG ACTTTGTGAGCCAAAGAAGGACTTAATTGCTCGAGTAGTGAAAATAATTGGGAAGAGAAAAGCCATCGAGCTGCTGATGGAAACAGCTGAAGTGGAGCAGAATGGTGGACTGTTCATCGTG AATGGCACCAGGAGAAGAACACCTGGGGGTGTTTATTTAAACCTGCTGAAGAACACACCGAGCATCAAAGAAGAACAAATCAAG gaaaTATTCTATCTGGAAAACCAAAAGGagtatgaaaacaaaaaagctgcCAAGAAGAGGAGGATACAAGTTCTggggaagaagatgaagaaggcCATCAAGGGGCTTAACCTGCAGGAATATGATGATGCATCTCGTGAGACTTTTGCCAGTGACACAAATGAGgctctggcttccctggatgATCTGCAGGAGGGACACCACGAGGCAAAGATGGAACCTGAGGATACTATTGAAATTGATAATGCCCACGATTTGGAGATCTTTTAG